A DNA window from Pleuronectes platessa chromosome 19, fPlePla1.1, whole genome shotgun sequence contains the following coding sequences:
- the il11ra gene encoding interleukin-11 receptor subunit alpha — translation MPGLLSSPVCLTVIWFLSWSLHPSWAQIRTDEVSGVQYGHLESNVTLACGKSQIRMPVVWHLNHSSALPWHEVTSNGTLVLLQVDHSAQGIYSCYDNRGLLLHSAKLRLGHSPGLLSVSCRVPNHTHVRCSWVNSVRTFLPAQYNASFKGKGAEWRPCVLDVARKRCDVDQPAFWQTMHTLRVTETNALGSITTYHIVKLNKLLKPDPPEALMVKALEGYPKRLNVSWKVPSSWPEEVAFPLVFHIRYRPQGSVYWSEIYSEESPVVVLDALAGHLHQVQIRTRDELDTESQWSEWSPLLLIRPWEAYTTSTDPPEDSEETLSDNVDPFNTKLETSTAKTHNPVIEEEGNLGLVILLVLFSVVILITVPSLIYVVWVRQGRSDPVTKQELTSMVNMKSMPI, via the exons ATGCCAGGCCTTTTGTCCAGTCCTGTGTGTCTGACAGTCATCTGGTTTCTGTCCTGGTCGCTGCATCCTAGTTGGGCTCAGATTCGGACTGAtgaag tgtCAGGCGTGCAGTACGGGCACTTGGAGTCGAATGTGACACTGGCATGCGGGAAGTCGCAAATCAG GATGCCTGTGGTGTGGCATCTCAACCACAGCTCCGCGCTGCCGTGGCACGAAGTGACATCCAACGGCACCTTGGTCCTGCTGCAGGTCGACCACTCGGCACAGGGCATCTACAGCTGCTACGATAACAGAGGGCTGCTCCTTCACTCTGCAAAGCTCCGGCTTGGTC ATTCCCCCGGGCTGCTGAGTGTTTCCTGTCGAGTGCCCAATCACACACACGTGCGCTGCTCCTGGGTGAACTCGGTGAGGACCTTCCTGCCAGCCCAGTACAACGCCTCCTTCAA GGGCAAGGGGGCCGAGTGGAGGCCGTGTGTCCTGGATGTCGCCCGCAAGCGTTGTGATGTAGACCAACCCGCCTTCTGGCAGACCATGCACACTCTGAGAGTCACGGAGACCAACGCCCTGGGGTCCATTACCACATATCACATCGTCAAGCTAAACAAGCTAT TGAAGCCAGACCCTCCAGAGGCCTTGATGGTGAAGGCACTAGAAGGTTATCCAAAGAGGCTGAACGTCTCCTGGAAGGTTCCCTCCTCCTGGCCGGAGGAGGTTGCGTTTCCCCTGGTGTTCCACATCAGATACAGGCCGCAGGGCTCTGTGTACTGGTCCGAG ATCTACTCGGAGGAGAGTCCAGTTGTGGTGTTAGACGCCCTGGCTGGCCACCTGCACCAGGTGCAGATTCGAACCCGCGACGAGCTGGACACAGAGAGCCAGTGGAGTGAATGGAGTCCCCTGCTTCTCATCCGGCCCTGGGAAG CCTACACCACCTCGACTGACCCCCCCGAGGACTcagaggaaacattatcagACAATGTTGATCCCTTCAACACGAAGCTTGAGACCTCGactgcaaaaacacaca ATCCTGTGATTGAAGAAGAAGGTAATTTGGGTTTGGTGATTTTGCTGGTTTTGTTCTCCGTGGTCATCCTCATCACCGTCCCCTCCCTCATCTATGTCGTgtg GGTGAGGCAGGGGCGGAGTGATCCCGTGACCAAACAGGAACTCACCTCTATGGTCAATATGAAGTCCATGCCAATCTaa